The Aneurinibacillus uraniidurans genome segment ATGTACTCAGGTATCGGTGGATTACGCGGTTTCCAGACGAAACTGGATGTTATCGGTAATAATATTGCTAACGTAAATACAACCGGCTTCAAGAAAAGCCGTGTGGAATTTCAAGATATTTTGAGTCAGACAATGTCAGGAGGAAGTGCGCCTGGTGATCTGGGTGGAACGAATCCGAAACAGGTTGGGTTAGGATCTGCCATAGCTGCTATTGATGTCATTCATACACAAGGTGGATTTATGACAACGAGCGTTCCGACTGACCTCGCTATTGAGGGGAATGGATTTTTTATGGTAAAGGATGCAACTGATCAGGTTTTTGTGACGCGTGCAGGGAACTTCTCTTTTGACCGAGATGGTAATCTCGTAAACTCCAATGGTCTATTCGTTCTTGATAGTGGTGGTGCGAAAGTGACGTTAGGGACAACTATGGATAAAATTAAATCCTATTCCATTGGTGCAGACGGTAAAATTACGTATACGGATGATGCCGGTAAAACTGATACAACAACTACTGGAGTCGGTATCGCTATGGTTGAGAATCCGGCTGGATTAGAAAAAGTAGGAGCGAACCTCTACAAACTCACAGCATCCGCCACAGAAGATCCTGCTGCTCCTAAGTGGGGTGAAGCCAATAAAGAGGCTCGAGGAGCAATTCGTGCAGGTATTCTAGAAATGTCCAACGTGGATCTTTCTGAAGAATTTACCGAAATGATCGTCGCACAGCGTGGTTTCCAGGCGAACTCCCGGATTATCACCACATCTGACTCCATTCTTGAAGAACTTGTAAACTTAAAACGATAGAATTCATAGTACTATAATATAAGAAGGGGAGGAATTCACTCCTCCCCCGTTTTTTACTGGAGGGAGATAGATGATCCGCCTGACCCGATTGAATGGAAAAGAATACGTTGTAAATGGATTGCTGATCGAAAGTGTAGAAGCGACACCAGACACGATGATTACATTGGTCAACGGAAAAAAGTTTGTCATCCGAGAATCTATTCCCGAGGTTCTTTCAGCCCTGACCAATTTTTATAGAGAGATTAATGTGATTAAAACAATGCAGTTACAGGAACGAGACCGTAAAGCGGAGGGGTTGAAAGATGCTTAAAGGGTTATTCAAAAACAAATTGATCGCTATTATGCTAATTTTGCTTATTGCTGTAACACTTCTTGGTTTTGTAGCGTTTGTTCTCTGGAAAACGTATGTCGCCAATCCAGCGCCAGCAGCAAAGTCTGACCAGCAAGAAATCCAGCAGATGAGTGCAGAGGAATTTCAAAAAGTCACATTTGAAACAGATGAGATCCGAACAAATCTTATCGATGGTAAACTCATCCTAGCTAAGTTTGCTATTCAGGCTGA includes the following:
- a CDS encoding flagellar FlbD family protein, translating into MIRLTRLNGKEYVVNGLLIESVEATPDTMITLVNGKKFVIRESIPEVLSALTNFYREINVIKTMQLQERDRKAEGLKDA
- a CDS encoding flagellar basal body-associated FliL family protein, with translation MLKGLFKNKLIAIMLILLIAVTLLGFVAFVLWKTYVANPAPAAKSDQQEIQQMSAEEFQKVTFETDEIRTNLIDGKLILAKFAIQAENEKTKQELELRKPQVIHIIITTLSSMKPEEIQGAGGIAKMEDAIKKELNPLLKEGKVLKVITTHKIIDM
- the flgG gene encoding flagellar basal body rod protein FlgG, which encodes MLRSMYSGIGGLRGFQTKLDVIGNNIANVNTTGFKKSRVEFQDILSQTMSGGSAPGDLGGTNPKQVGLGSAIAAIDVIHTQGGFMTTSVPTDLAIEGNGFFMVKDATDQVFVTRAGNFSFDRDGNLVNSNGLFVLDSGGAKVTLGTTMDKIKSYSIGADGKITYTDDAGKTDTTTTGVGIAMVENPAGLEKVGANLYKLTASATEDPAAPKWGEANKEARGAIRAGILEMSNVDLSEEFTEMIVAQRGFQANSRIITTSDSILEELVNLKR